A part of Acidisarcina sp. genomic DNA contains:
- a CDS encoding MIP/aquaporin family protein has translation MIRSPMFGEFMGTMVMILLGDGVVASVLLKRTKAENAGWMVIVTGWAFAVLAGIFTAVVCGSPDAHLNPAITLAFAVKNHNFSVLLPYATAQLAGAFAGACLVWIHFYPHWRETSDASAKLSIFCTAPAIRCLPANVVSEVIGTAILVLVVGAMGSRLVLSTGAAGGLSPYLVSCVVWGIGLSLGATTGYAINPARDLGPRLAHAVLPIPGKGVSDWGYAFVPIVGPLIGGAIVGLFLRVLGA, from the coding sequence TTGATTCGCTCTCCTATGTTTGGTGAGTTCATGGGTACGATGGTGATGATCCTGCTAGGAGACGGTGTGGTGGCCAGCGTGCTGCTGAAGCGTACCAAGGCGGAGAACGCAGGTTGGATGGTGATTGTCACGGGATGGGCCTTCGCGGTCCTCGCTGGCATATTCACGGCCGTGGTGTGCGGCAGCCCCGACGCGCATCTCAATCCGGCCATTACTTTGGCCTTCGCGGTGAAGAACCACAATTTCAGCGTGCTGCTGCCCTACGCAACAGCACAACTTGCGGGAGCATTCGCCGGCGCCTGCCTGGTGTGGATTCACTTTTATCCTCACTGGCGGGAGACTTCGGACGCATCTGCGAAGCTGAGCATCTTCTGCACCGCGCCCGCGATTCGCTGCCTGCCGGCAAATGTCGTGAGCGAGGTGATCGGCACCGCGATTCTGGTGCTCGTGGTTGGCGCAATGGGCTCCAGGCTGGTGCTTTCGACGGGTGCCGCAGGAGGACTCTCGCCGTACCTGGTTTCCTGCGTGGTGTGGGGCATCGGTCTCTCGCTCGGGGCAACGACAGGCTACGCGATCAATCCTGCTCGCGATCTGGGGCCTCGTCTCGCACATGCGGTGCTTCCGATTCCCGGCAAGGGTGTCTCGGATTGGGGCTACGCATTTGTACCCATCGTCGGTCCGCTGATTGGAGGCGCGATTGTGGGCCTCTTCCTGCGTGTCCTTGGAGCGTGA
- a CDS encoding glycerol-3-phosphate dehydrogenase/oxidase has translation MNREAMVKRISERTTPWDMVILGGGATGVGVAVDAASRGFDVLLLESHDFGKATSSRSTKLVHGGVRYLEQGNISLVMEALKERGLLRQNAPHLVHDLAFVVPNYSWWEMPFYGIGLKMYDLLAGKYGFGRSRVLSLEETLKMLPNLQQDGLRGGVVYYDGQFDDSRLLIHLIATAADHGATLLNYAPAIAVTKDEEGYVNGVRMKDELSGKEYDLPAQVVINATGIFADQVRRMADTTVKNMIVPSQGIHLVFERSFLPGDSAIMVPRTSDGRVLFAIPWHRHTLVGTTDTPIPEAVYDPLPFEDEINFILETAATYLTRPPTRKDVLSAFVGIRPLVKVQDESTAKTSSISRDHTIHIDASGLLTIAGGKWTTYRYMAEDCVDHAITLGRLRDAECVTRNLRLHGYREDAEELGSLWVYGSDAEEIRALAKEDPSLLEPLHPALPYCAAEVIWAVRQEMALTLDDVLSRRTRALFLNARAAIEMSAAVAELMARELHQPDAWVRDQLATFRRLADTYLVASEETA, from the coding sequence ATGAATCGTGAAGCTATGGTTAAGCGAATCTCCGAACGCACAACGCCATGGGACATGGTGATTCTCGGAGGAGGAGCAACTGGCGTCGGCGTGGCTGTGGATGCCGCATCGCGTGGCTTCGATGTGCTGTTGCTGGAGTCGCATGACTTCGGCAAGGCTACCTCCAGCCGAAGCACCAAGCTTGTGCATGGCGGCGTGCGGTATCTGGAGCAGGGCAATATATCACTGGTAATGGAGGCATTGAAGGAGCGCGGTCTGCTTCGCCAGAATGCTCCTCATCTCGTACATGATCTGGCATTCGTTGTGCCGAACTATTCCTGGTGGGAGATGCCGTTCTATGGCATTGGCCTGAAGATGTACGACCTGCTTGCCGGCAAGTACGGGTTCGGCCGTTCCCGCGTTCTCTCGCTGGAAGAGACGTTGAAGATGCTGCCAAATCTGCAGCAGGATGGCCTGCGCGGTGGGGTCGTGTACTACGACGGGCAATTCGATGATTCGCGGTTGCTCATTCATCTGATTGCCACCGCTGCCGATCATGGCGCAACCCTGCTGAATTATGCGCCGGCGATTGCAGTGACCAAGGATGAAGAGGGCTATGTCAATGGTGTTCGCATGAAAGACGAGCTGAGCGGGAAGGAGTACGACCTTCCAGCACAGGTTGTGATTAATGCGACAGGCATCTTTGCCGATCAGGTTCGCCGCATGGCCGACACCACGGTTAAGAACATGATCGTTCCCAGCCAGGGCATTCACCTGGTATTCGAGCGATCCTTTCTTCCCGGCGATAGCGCAATCATGGTCCCTCGCACCAGCGATGGCCGCGTTCTTTTTGCGATTCCTTGGCATAGGCATACGCTGGTGGGAACGACGGACACGCCGATTCCCGAGGCTGTTTATGATCCGCTCCCGTTTGAAGATGAGATCAACTTTATTCTGGAGACTGCGGCAACGTATCTGACGCGTCCGCCAACACGCAAGGATGTACTCAGCGCGTTTGTGGGGATTCGCCCCCTCGTGAAGGTGCAGGATGAGTCCACCGCAAAGACCTCGTCGATTTCGCGCGACCATACCATTCACATCGATGCCTCTGGCCTGCTGACGATTGCAGGAGGCAAGTGGACAACCTATCGCTATATGGCGGAAGACTGCGTGGATCATGCGATCACGCTGGGCCGGCTGCGCGATGCGGAGTGTGTTACGCGGAACCTAAGGCTGCATGGGTATCGTGAGGATGCGGAAGAGCTTGGCAGTTTGTGGGTCTATGGCTCCGATGCGGAAGAGATTCGCGCGCTTGCGAAAGAGGATCCCAGCCTGCTCGAGCCATTGCATCCTGCGCTGCCTTATTGCGCTGCAGAGGTGATCTGGGCCGTAAGGCAGGAGATGGCGCTTACGCTGGACGACGTGCTCTCGCGCCGGACTCGCGCACTCTTTCTGAATGCTCGCGCGGCGATAGAGATGTCCGCGGCGGTGGCGGAGCTGATGGCGCGCGAACTTCACCAGCCGGACGCCTGGGTGCGCGATCAACTCGCGACATTCAGGCGTCTGGCGGACACGTATCTTGTAGCTTCGGAGGAAACGGCTTGA
- the glpK gene encoding glycerol kinase GlpK, with protein MSYVLALDQGTTSSRAILFGVDGKIVAQAQHEFEQIYPDSGWVEHKPYDILTSQLSSAVEVLGTAGVRPRDLTALGITNQRETTLIWDRETGKPIYNAIVWQDRRTAAECDRLRESGAEDMVRQTTGLRIDPYFSATKIAWILDNVSGARQRADAGKLAFGTVDSWLIWNLTSGTRHITDFTNASRTMLFNIVKGCWDADLLRLFNVPECMMPEVVPSSGKVGDVTTTLGLGSVPIAGIAGDQQAALFGQLCVMPGDTKNTYGTGCFLLQNIGRKFVSSEQKLITTLACSMNTQLEYALEGSIFIGGAVVQWLRDNLKLIHTSSDVQALAQSVTDADGVVFVPAFVGLGAPHWDPYASGLIIGLRRSTQPGHIARAAMESIAFQVADVLEAMAADTGTALKELRVDGGAAANDLLLQFQADVLGIPVVRPAQIETTAMGAAYLAGLAEGFWESPQAIRSLRGPDTKFEPAMSDAKVKAARERWHDAVERSKGWFKEHDRRGGE; from the coding sequence ATGTCTTACGTACTTGCATTGGATCAAGGGACGACGAGTTCGCGTGCCATTCTCTTTGGAGTCGATGGCAAGATCGTCGCGCAGGCGCAGCATGAGTTCGAGCAGATCTATCCCGACTCTGGATGGGTTGAGCACAAGCCCTACGACATCCTCACGTCGCAGCTAAGTTCCGCCGTGGAGGTACTCGGCACCGCAGGGGTTCGCCCCCGCGATCTGACGGCGCTGGGTATCACGAATCAGCGGGAGACCACCCTTATCTGGGATCGCGAAACCGGAAAGCCGATTTACAACGCCATCGTCTGGCAGGATCGCCGCACTGCAGCAGAGTGCGACCGGCTAAGGGAGTCAGGCGCGGAGGATATGGTTCGTCAAACTACGGGCCTCAGGATCGACCCTTACTTCTCGGCAACCAAGATCGCATGGATTCTGGACAACGTCTCTGGCGCAAGGCAAAGGGCCGATGCAGGGAAACTGGCGTTCGGTACGGTTGATAGCTGGCTCATCTGGAATCTGACGAGCGGCACCAGGCATATCACCGACTTCACAAATGCATCGCGCACCATGCTCTTCAACATCGTGAAGGGGTGCTGGGATGCGGACCTGCTGCGGCTCTTCAATGTTCCTGAGTGCATGATGCCGGAGGTGGTGCCCTCAAGCGGTAAGGTGGGAGACGTTACGACCACGCTGGGTCTTGGCTCAGTGCCCATTGCAGGGATCGCAGGAGACCAGCAGGCTGCGTTGTTTGGCCAACTCTGCGTGATGCCGGGCGACACGAAGAATACCTATGGCACCGGCTGCTTCCTGCTGCAGAACATCGGCAGGAAATTTGTCTCATCCGAGCAGAAGTTGATCACGACGCTCGCCTGCAGCATGAACACGCAACTGGAGTATGCGCTTGAAGGGAGCATCTTCATAGGCGGTGCGGTGGTGCAATGGCTCCGCGATAATCTGAAGCTCATCCACACCTCGTCGGACGTGCAAGCACTCGCGCAGTCGGTGACGGACGCCGACGGCGTGGTGTTTGTTCCAGCGTTTGTGGGCCTGGGAGCGCCCCACTGGGATCCCTACGCCAGCGGGCTTATCATCGGTTTGCGCCGCAGCACGCAGCCGGGGCATATCGCTCGCGCGGCGATGGAGAGCATTGCGTTTCAAGTGGCAGACGTGCTGGAGGCAATGGCAGCGGATACTGGAACGGCACTTAAGGAGCTTCGTGTGGATGGCGGCGCTGCGGCGAATGATCTATTGTTGCAATTTCAGGCAGACGTGCTGGGGATCCCTGTCGTACGCCCCGCTCAGATTGAGACAACTGCGATGGGCGCAGCCTATCTCGCAGGACTGGCGGAGGGCTTCTGGGAGAGTCCCCAGGCCATTCGCTCTCTTCGCGGGCCGGATACGAAGTTCGAGCCTGCAATGAGCGATGCAAAAGTGAAGGCGGCCAGGGAGCGCTGGCACGACGCGGTGGAGCGTTCCAAGGGCTGGTTCAAGGAGCACGACAGAAGAGGCGGGGAATAG
- a CDS encoding glycoside hydrolase family 2 TIM barrel-domain containing protein, giving the protein MYRREFLKTTGTLIAGATLSNGAFASESSATAPQAAGRLILPLNRNWRYSRTATDAAHARDFDDSKFERVVVPHTNIRLPWHSFDDRLYEFVSVYRRRFKLPLEARGHRVFVDFEGVMTASTVWLNGVRLGEYKGGFTPFSFDLTPHVDFDGENVLVVDVDSTERADIPPFGYQIDYLTFGGIYREVQLRIVPDVFLENIFARPRDVLSDHPSVDVNCYLQYTAAAKQPLTLEVSLKDGEKVLATATQRVAPAAAADEPIAHTVQLNKLGAIELWDLSHPRMYTVQVRLLRGTHVLDEDARAIGFREATFTDHGFELNGKVIKLRGLDRHQTFPFVGQAMPARVQKRDAQILRKNLKCNIVRTSHYPQSRHFLDECDRIGLLVLEEIPGWQHIGDEPWKLIAIDNVRRMIRRDWNHPSIILWGVRINESRDDHSFYTRTNAVAHELDPSRQTGGIRYFQESEFLEDVFTMNDFGFPLKKPNHPRYLNTEFVGHTFPTKSIDDVERKTEHTLRHVRVHDQLASDPQYAGGIGWCAFDYNTHSDFGSGDRICYHGVTDIFREPKPAAGFYKSQCEPSEEVVLEPAFNWAAGDESLRFSKAVVSSNCDHLKFYVNGKLVIEADPDRTLYSHLRYPPFIVDATKMGTWGELRIDGYIEGKQVISKSFSSKGIDQKFALLPDDTQLIADGADTTRVVMRVTDEFGAIRPYANDAIVFQLEGPAELIGDNPFSIVGGTGAIWIRAKEEPGTVRLVGRHPVLGEQEVHIEISPAPPEKV; this is encoded by the coding sequence ATGTATAGGCGCGAATTTCTCAAGACTACAGGTACTTTGATTGCTGGCGCCACGCTTTCCAATGGCGCGTTTGCCTCGGAGTCTTCCGCGACAGCGCCCCAGGCGGCAGGCCGCTTGATCCTGCCGCTGAATCGCAATTGGCGGTACAGCCGCACTGCGACGGATGCGGCGCACGCCAGGGATTTTGATGACTCAAAATTTGAGCGCGTCGTGGTTCCACATACCAATATTCGCCTGCCGTGGCACAGCTTTGACGACAGGTTATACGAGTTTGTGTCGGTTTACCGCCGCCGCTTCAAGCTACCGCTGGAGGCGCGAGGCCACCGCGTCTTTGTCGATTTTGAAGGAGTCATGACCGCTTCCACGGTCTGGTTAAACGGGGTTCGGCTGGGTGAGTATAAGGGAGGATTCACGCCGTTCTCCTTTGACCTGACCCCGCACGTAGACTTTGACGGAGAAAATGTACTGGTCGTCGATGTCGACTCCACGGAGCGCGCAGATATCCCTCCCTTTGGCTATCAGATCGACTATCTGACTTTCGGCGGAATCTATCGCGAAGTGCAGCTGCGCATCGTGCCTGACGTCTTTCTGGAGAACATCTTCGCGCGTCCCCGGGATGTGCTCTCCGATCATCCGTCCGTGGATGTGAATTGCTACCTGCAGTATACCGCAGCCGCAAAGCAGCCTCTTACGCTCGAAGTCTCCTTGAAGGATGGGGAGAAGGTTCTGGCGACAGCGACACAGCGAGTTGCGCCTGCGGCTGCCGCAGATGAGCCGATCGCTCATACCGTGCAGCTCAACAAGCTCGGCGCGATTGAACTCTGGGATCTTTCGCATCCTCGCATGTATACAGTGCAGGTGCGGCTGCTGCGCGGGACGCATGTGCTGGACGAAGATGCGCGCGCCATAGGCTTTCGCGAGGCAACTTTTACCGATCATGGATTTGAATTGAACGGCAAGGTCATCAAGCTGCGCGGGCTGGACCGGCACCAGACCTTTCCCTTTGTGGGGCAGGCGATGCCCGCCCGCGTGCAGAAGCGCGACGCGCAAATCCTGCGAAAGAACTTGAAGTGCAATATTGTTCGGACCTCTCACTATCCGCAGTCGCGCCACTTTCTGGATGAGTGTGACCGGATTGGCCTGCTTGTGCTCGAAGAGATTCCCGGATGGCAGCACATCGGAGATGAGCCATGGAAGCTGATCGCTATCGACAATGTGCGGCGCATGATACGGCGCGATTGGAACCATCCCTCCATCATCCTGTGGGGAGTGCGCATTAACGAGTCCCGGGATGATCACAGCTTCTATACCCGGACCAATGCCGTGGCGCACGAGTTGGACCCCAGCCGCCAGACGGGAGGCATTCGCTACTTCCAGGAGTCGGAGTTTCTGGAAGATGTGTTCACCATGAACGATTTTGGCTTTCCGCTGAAGAAGCCGAACCACCCGCGTTACCTGAACACGGAGTTTGTCGGCCACACGTTTCCAACCAAAAGTATCGACGATGTGGAACGAAAGACGGAACACACGCTGCGCCATGTACGCGTGCACGACCAGCTGGCATCGGATCCGCAATACGCGGGCGGCATCGGCTGGTGCGCCTTCGACTACAACACACATTCAGATTTCGGCTCGGGAGACCGCATCTGCTATCACGGCGTAACCGACATCTTCCGCGAACCCAAACCGGCGGCGGGGTTCTATAAGTCGCAATGCGAGCCATCGGAAGAAGTAGTTCTGGAGCCGGCCTTCAACTGGGCAGCCGGCGATGAGTCGCTTCGCTTCAGCAAGGCGGTTGTGTCATCGAACTGCGACCACCTCAAGTTTTACGTCAACGGAAAGCTCGTGATTGAGGCCGACCCGGATCGGACACTCTACTCGCACCTGCGCTATCCACCCTTCATCGTCGACGCCACGAAGATGGGAACGTGGGGAGAACTGCGCATCGATGGCTATATCGAGGGCAAGCAGGTGATCTCGAAGAGCTTCTCGAGCAAGGGGATCGATCAAAAGTTCGCGCTGCTGCCGGATGACACGCAACTCATCGCGGACGGTGCAGATACGACTCGCGTAGTGATGCGAGTGACCGATGAGTTCGGCGCGATTCGACCGTATGCGAACGACGCCATCGTGTTTCAACTGGAAGGACCAGCAGAACTGATAGGTGACAACCCCTTCAGCATTGTCGGAGGAACCGGTGCGATCTGGATCCGGGCCAAGGAGGAGCCGGGTACGGTGCGCCTTGTCGGCCGCCATCCTGTTTTGGGCGAACAGGAGGTGCACATCGAAATTTCGCCGGCGCCTCCAGAGAAGGTATAG
- a CDS encoding carboxypeptidase regulatory-like domain-containing protein: MRSTRHLQNHHPHRVLFFVAMLAMLAVGIHGRAFAQADQGAITGVVTDTTGASIPNATVTLLNSDTNLILETHTNESGLYIFQPIKVGNYSISVTAQGFSKTSQQNVHVDMQARVSVNVQLKPGAASETIEVTSAPPLLQTEEGSTGQVLDTKTINDTPLNGRNWVFVAQLTAGITPPSGSRGAGKGDFNANGQRSEQNNYILDGVDNNNNVVDFLNGASFVVRPPPDALSEFKVQTGAYSAEFGHSAGAVVNAAIKSGTNNVHGDLWEYVRNDAFNIHQWSDPVNIVPKYRQNQFGATLGFPLFKDKLFFFGDVEANRIIFGTTHAKLSVPTALMRQGDFSELLNPALVNGSTTTLYRPGSGGTALQQCNGVQNKLCPDQISSVAQNILNLYPKPNIGIPGQTYNNYTILTNDLDNTWQWDARMDWNISPKDQIFGRYSYLNNPGNRPSPLGPILDGGNFSDDGGIKNLGENFAGSETHIFSQSLTNEFRFGYNYGHFGFLQENANTNIAATIGLGGIPFAPLNGGLPNVSIGGLSNFGSPTFYVSNEYENVFQILDNVTKTIGNHQLRAGVNFQHIRFSTMQPTASRGTYNFNGLYTSKPGTANTGYGAADFLTDNMNGAGLSNLFNTDDVRWDRAFYVQDDWKPSPRLTLNIGVRYELFDPYSERHGHQAALLPTGPIAAGKGSGIYLIPTKSKGVALAPKFLDLLAKDNVTIQYTSNNSLVNRQNTNVAPRFGFAYKAGDKAVIRGGYGIFFGGVESTGYYPNLGENYPFEFDSNFPVVGSPSNPNGDCLPNNCPTNGLSLATGFSHAIAVGLENAISTPTLRGSDKNVKTPYSEQYNLSTEYALSNSLVAQVAYVGSVSRHLQVFPDPNSPVAIAAPGTNVNPLRPFPDFGGLSYTSYTGDSSYNAFQAKLEKRYTEGLSYLATYTWSHSLDDAPTPLGSTGDLGYQGTNVVPIGLNYASSPFDVRHRFTLNGSYALPFGRGQKYLSNSTMADVVVGGWSLSMVFRAQSGEPFTVGTSNTSTPAGAGARALRIADPFKAGGTPNNPNTTCPTKVRTTQNWYNPCSFANPLDANGIGSALLTGSAAYRYLGIGRNQVAGPGYQRIDMSLFKSFKTFREQTLQFRTDVFNLLNTPAYAQPSNSGTGTDGGQITNVRFFQSFTPDSRFFQFALKYNF, encoded by the coding sequence ATGCGCAGTACACGTCACCTGCAAAATCATCATCCTCACAGGGTCCTGTTCTTTGTCGCCATGCTCGCAATGCTTGCGGTTGGCATCCATGGCCGCGCTTTTGCGCAGGCCGACCAGGGCGCGATCACCGGGGTTGTGACAGACACAACCGGGGCATCGATCCCTAACGCAACGGTCACCCTGCTGAACTCCGACACGAATCTCATCCTGGAGACACACACCAATGAAAGCGGCCTGTACATCTTCCAGCCGATCAAAGTCGGGAATTACTCGATCTCGGTAACGGCGCAGGGATTTTCCAAGACATCGCAGCAAAATGTGCACGTCGACATGCAGGCCCGCGTTTCTGTGAACGTTCAACTTAAGCCGGGAGCGGCGTCGGAGACGATCGAAGTAACGTCGGCCCCTCCGCTGCTGCAAACGGAAGAGGGTTCCACCGGGCAGGTGCTGGATACCAAGACCATTAACGACACGCCGCTCAACGGTCGTAACTGGGTTTTCGTCGCTCAGCTTACCGCCGGGATCACTCCACCCAGCGGTTCGCGTGGTGCGGGAAAAGGCGACTTCAACGCCAACGGTCAGCGGTCTGAGCAGAATAACTACATCCTCGACGGTGTCGACAACAACAACAACGTCGTCGACTTTCTGAACGGAGCAAGCTTCGTGGTGCGGCCTCCACCGGATGCCCTGTCGGAGTTCAAAGTGCAGACCGGTGCCTATAGCGCCGAGTTCGGCCACTCCGCAGGCGCGGTCGTCAACGCAGCCATCAAATCCGGCACCAACAACGTCCACGGAGATCTTTGGGAATATGTGCGCAACGATGCCTTCAACATTCATCAATGGAGCGATCCTGTAAACATCGTTCCGAAGTACCGGCAGAATCAATTTGGCGCAACCCTGGGCTTTCCCCTCTTCAAAGACAAACTTTTCTTCTTTGGAGATGTGGAGGCGAACCGCATCATCTTTGGCACCACACACGCCAAGCTGAGTGTTCCCACGGCCCTGATGCGTCAAGGAGATTTCAGCGAATTGTTGAATCCTGCGCTGGTCAACGGCTCCACCACCACACTTTACCGACCGGGCAGCGGCGGCACCGCCTTACAGCAGTGCAATGGAGTCCAGAACAAGCTGTGTCCCGATCAGATCAGTTCCGTCGCGCAGAACATACTGAACCTGTACCCAAAGCCAAACATCGGTATTCCCGGGCAAACCTACAATAACTACACCATATTGACCAATGACCTGGATAACACGTGGCAATGGGATGCCCGTATGGATTGGAATATCAGCCCGAAAGATCAGATCTTTGGCCGGTACAGCTATCTGAATAATCCCGGCAACCGCCCTTCGCCGCTTGGTCCGATCCTCGACGGCGGCAACTTCAGCGATGATGGCGGCATCAAGAATCTGGGAGAAAACTTTGCCGGGTCCGAGACGCACATCTTCAGCCAGAGTCTGACCAACGAATTTCGTTTTGGTTATAACTATGGCCACTTCGGATTCCTGCAGGAGAACGCAAACACGAATATCGCGGCCACCATTGGCCTCGGCGGAATTCCCTTTGCTCCGCTAAACGGCGGATTGCCGAATGTATCAATTGGAGGCTTATCGAACTTCGGATCGCCTACCTTCTATGTATCCAACGAGTATGAGAATGTCTTTCAGATTCTCGACAACGTAACGAAGACGATCGGCAATCACCAGCTCAGAGCGGGCGTCAATTTCCAGCACATCCGTTTCTCTACCATGCAGCCGACGGCATCGCGTGGCACCTACAACTTCAACGGACTCTACACCTCCAAGCCGGGCACCGCGAACACCGGCTATGGCGCTGCGGATTTTCTGACGGACAACATGAATGGCGCAGGCCTTTCGAACCTGTTCAACACAGACGATGTACGGTGGGACCGTGCATTTTACGTGCAGGACGATTGGAAGCCGAGCCCCCGCCTGACGCTGAACATCGGGGTTCGGTATGAATTGTTCGACCCTTACTCCGAGCGCCATGGGCACCAGGCAGCGCTCCTGCCTACCGGGCCGATTGCAGCGGGCAAGGGATCGGGCATCTACCTGATCCCGACTAAGAGCAAGGGCGTGGCACTGGCTCCAAAGTTCCTCGATCTATTGGCAAAGGACAACGTCACCATCCAGTACACCAGTAACAATTCGCTGGTGAACCGCCAGAACACCAACGTCGCTCCGCGTTTTGGTTTTGCTTACAAAGCGGGCGATAAGGCCGTGATTCGCGGCGGATATGGAATCTTCTTCGGCGGAGTAGAAAGCACCGGCTACTATCCCAACCTGGGAGAGAACTATCCGTTTGAGTTCGACTCAAACTTTCCCGTGGTGGGATCTCCATCCAATCCAAACGGCGACTGCCTGCCAAACAATTGCCCGACCAACGGATTATCCCTGGCAACGGGCTTCTCCCATGCGATCGCAGTCGGACTTGAAAATGCAATTTCAACACCAACCCTGCGCGGCAGTGACAAGAACGTGAAGACGCCCTATAGCGAGCAGTACAACTTGTCGACCGAATATGCGCTGTCCAACAGCCTGGTCGCCCAGGTTGCGTATGTCGGTTCCGTATCTCGTCACCTGCAGGTATTCCCTGATCCAAACTCGCCGGTTGCGATTGCGGCTCCGGGAACAAATGTAAATCCGCTCCGTCCATTCCCGGATTTCGGCGGACTCTCCTATACGTCGTACACGGGTGATAGCAGCTATAACGCATTTCAGGCAAAGCTCGAAAAACGTTATACGGAAGGGTTGAGCTATCTGGCTACCTACACCTGGTCTCACTCTCTGGATGACGCGCCAACTCCGTTGGGCAGCACTGGAGACCTTGGATACCAGGGAACGAATGTGGTGCCCATTGGCCTGAACTATGCCTCGTCTCCCTTTGACGTGCGTCATCGGTTCACTCTCAACGGCAGCTACGCGTTACCCTTCGGACGTGGGCAGAAGTATCTTTCCAACAGCACAATGGCTGATGTTGTTGTAGGTGGCTGGTCTTTGAGCATGGTGTTCCGTGCGCAATCCGGCGAACCGTTCACGGTAGGCACCAGCAACACCAGTACTCCTGCTGGAGCCGGCGCACGCGCACTGCGAATTGCGGATCCATTCAAGGCCGGCGGAACTCCCAACAATCCGAACACCACTTGCCCCACCAAGGTGAGGACAACGCAAAACTGGTATAACCCCTGCTCCTTTGCAAATCCGCTCGATGCAAATGGCATCGGCAGCGCTCTGTTGACGGGCTCGGCCGCATACCGGTATCTGGGAATCGGTAGAAATCAGGTGGCCGGCCCTGGGTATCAGCGTATCGATATGTCCCTCTTCAAATCCTTCAAGACCTTCCGCGAACAAACCTTACAGTTCCGCACGGATGTCTTTAACCTCTTGAATACGCCAGCCTATGCCCAACCTAGTAACAGCGGGACCGGTACGGATGGCGGCCAGATCACCAATGTGCGCTTCTTCCAGAGCTTCACTCCGGATTCGCGCTTCTTCCAATTCGCTTTGAAGTACAACTTCTAA